One Polynucleobacter sp. MWH-Spelu-300-X4 genomic window carries:
- a CDS encoding ATP-binding cassette domain-containing protein — protein sequence MNSKKITLLIAAIAALFAFPLLVDNPYYIHLVETILIYAILLFGLDIVVGYTGQVSLGHAGLFGVGSYTAGVLFFKLGMPFWVTVPASIAVTAAFGGLLALPALKVIGPYLAMVTLAFGTILQILINEMTFLTEGPLGIKIHKPTVMDVELNEVQYYWVVCILLLASLLVVHRILKSHLGRAFEALRDSPIACDCMGVSVYRYKVYAFVISAGFAGLAGSLYSYSEQYISPNTYNNELTILFLLAIIMGGRKSRIGALLGSTIIVMLPKLLDDINLFRIVAITLAVAMLIGSAVSISKKLSTPQKLAVPVAGTVGLAIFSMWLENITDWRLSIFGFMILLVVYYLQNGIVGFIKSYAASLSGKSGQSTRQALSSTITASSENIIKAVGSQQKTGDLLNVQSILMQFGGLKALNQVNLDIKRGTIHGLIGPNGSGKSTMMNVLTGIYKPTAGNVLYAGNSVVGKTSSEIALSGIARTFQNVQLFGEMTALENILVGLHHTFKSNLLDVSLHLPRYTNEENEARARALGLLKFVGLEDLADEEARNLPYGKQRLLEIARALALDPELLLLDEPAAGLTAPDIKELLAIIRKIRDHGVTFILIEHHMDVVMSVCDTVSVLDFGQKIAEGKPAEIQSNEQVIHAYLGTV from the coding sequence ATGAATTCAAAGAAAATTACCTTATTAATAGCGGCGATTGCCGCCCTATTCGCATTCCCTTTACTGGTCGACAACCCTTACTACATTCACTTAGTTGAAACGATCCTGATTTATGCCATCTTATTATTTGGCTTAGATATCGTAGTGGGTTACACCGGTCAGGTGTCATTAGGTCACGCTGGTTTATTTGGCGTCGGTTCTTATACCGCTGGCGTACTATTTTTTAAATTAGGTATGCCTTTCTGGGTGACTGTACCAGCATCTATCGCGGTAACAGCTGCTTTTGGTGGCTTACTAGCTTTACCAGCTCTAAAAGTAATCGGTCCATACCTTGCGATGGTGACACTTGCATTCGGCACCATTTTGCAAATTCTCATCAATGAAATGACATTCTTAACAGAAGGTCCTTTAGGTATCAAAATTCACAAACCTACTGTGATGGATGTGGAGCTTAATGAAGTTCAGTACTACTGGGTTGTCTGTATTTTATTGTTAGCCAGCTTGTTAGTTGTTCATCGCATCTTAAAATCACACTTAGGTAGAGCCTTCGAAGCCTTAAGGGATAGCCCAATTGCCTGTGACTGTATGGGTGTTTCAGTCTATCGCTACAAGGTCTATGCCTTTGTAATCAGCGCTGGTTTTGCTGGTTTAGCGGGCAGCCTCTACTCTTACTCAGAGCAATACATTTCGCCTAATACCTACAACAATGAGTTAACGATTCTATTCCTGTTAGCCATCATCATGGGTGGCAGAAAGTCACGTATTGGCGCCCTACTTGGCTCAACCATCATCGTGATGCTTCCAAAGCTATTGGACGATATTAATTTATTCAGAATCGTTGCTATCACATTAGCCGTAGCCATGTTGATTGGTTCAGCTGTGAGCATCAGTAAGAAATTATCTACCCCTCAGAAATTAGCAGTACCTGTTGCCGGCACAGTTGGCTTGGCTATTTTCTCTATGTGGTTAGAAAATATCACCGACTGGCGCTTAAGTATTTTTGGCTTCATGATTTTGTTGGTGGTCTATTACTTACAGAACGGTATTGTGGGCTTCATTAAGTCTTATGCAGCATCACTAAGTGGCAAATCCGGTCAATCAACTAGACAAGCTCTTAGTAGCACCATTACCGCTAGCTCTGAAAACATTATTAAAGCTGTTGGTAGCCAACAAAAAACAGGTGACCTTCTTAATGTTCAATCGATCTTGATGCAGTTTGGTGGCTTAAAAGCCTTGAACCAAGTCAACCTTGACATCAAACGCGGCACCATTCATGGCTTGATTGGCCCGAACGGTTCTGGCAAGAGCACGATGATGAACGTTTTAACGGGTATTTATAAACCAACCGCTGGTAATGTTTTATATGCTGGCAATAGTGTGGTTGGCAAAACATCCTCTGAGATTGCTCTTTCAGGTATCGCTAGAACATTCCAAAACGTTCAGCTTTTTGGAGAAATGACCGCTTTGGAAAATATCTTGGTTGGCTTACATCACACATTTAAATCTAATTTACTTGATGTGTCATTGCACCTACCTCGTTATACCAATGAAGAGAATGAAGCTCGCGCACGCGCCTTGGGATTGCTTAAATTTGTTGGCCTAGAAGATTTAGCCGATGAAGAAGCGCGCAACCTCCCCTACGGCAAGCAACGTTTGCTAGAAATTGCTCGCGCCTTGGCGCTTGACCCAGAACTTCTCTTATTGGATGAGCCTGCAGCAGGTCTAACTGCTCCGGACATCAAAGAACTATTAGCGATTATTCGCAAGATTCGTGATCACGGCGTGACATTCATTTTGATTGAGCATCACATGGATGTGGTGATGTCAGTTTGCGACACAGTTTCAGTGCTTGATTTTGGTCAAAAGATTGCCGAAGGCAAACCTGCTGAAATTCAATCAAACGAACAAGTGATCCACGCTTACCTAGGCACCGTCTAA
- a CDS encoding branched-chain amino acid ABC transporter permease encodes MEILVQLIFSGIAIGMIYAVIAFGYQLTFATSGTLNFGQGEALMLGALVGLTCVETFGINYWLMIPIVCIFGLLQGGLVEVVGVRPAIKIKSEFGWIMSTIALGIIFKNVAENIWGRDDLRFPSPLDDDPMQFFGANILPMEVVVVGGALGMMLLVEFFNRKTIYGKAVVATSNDRDAASLMGINTRLVIMFSYALSSLTAAFAGVLVAPLTLTGATMGASLGLKAFAVAIIGGLTSGLGIIVGGVILGITETMTGFYISTGYKDVPGLLLLLLVLALKPSGLFGKSAIKKV; translated from the coding sequence ATGGAAATCTTAGTTCAATTAATTTTTAGCGGTATCGCCATCGGCATGATCTATGCGGTTATTGCTTTTGGTTATCAGCTTACATTTGCCACTTCTGGCACTCTAAACTTTGGTCAAGGTGAGGCTTTAATGCTAGGCGCCCTCGTAGGCTTAACATGTGTCGAGACATTTGGCATTAACTACTGGTTAATGATTCCGATTGTCTGCATATTTGGCCTTTTACAAGGCGGTCTTGTTGAAGTGGTTGGCGTTAGACCAGCCATCAAAATCAAATCAGAATTTGGTTGGATCATGTCCACCATTGCTCTAGGCATTATTTTCAAAAACGTCGCTGAAAATATTTGGGGACGTGATGACTTGAGATTCCCATCACCTTTAGATGATGACCCTATGCAATTTTTCGGCGCTAATATTTTGCCAATGGAAGTAGTCGTAGTTGGTGGCGCTTTAGGCATGATGTTGTTAGTGGAATTTTTTAACCGTAAAACAATTTACGGCAAAGCTGTGGTAGCCACATCCAACGACCGTGATGCCGCAAGCTTGATGGGCATCAATACACGCCTAGTAATAATGTTCTCTTACGCTCTATCGTCGCTAACAGCTGCTTTCGCTGGCGTACTCGTGGCACCATTAACACTAACTGGTGCAACCATGGGTGCTTCATTAGGACTTAAAGCTTTTGCTGTGGCAATTATTGGCGGCTTAACTAGTGGCCTAGGCATCATCGTGGGTGGTGTGATTCTTGGTATTACAGAAACCATGACAGGCTTTTACATTTCGACTGGCTATAAGGACGTTCCAGGCCTATTACTACTTTTATTGGTATTAGCACTGAAACCATCTGGCTTATTCGGCAAATCAGCGATTAAGAAAGTCTAA
- a CDS encoding ABC transporter substrate-binding protein, translating to MNLRRRLFTIAAAAALLTNGASYAQEAIKIGVSGPYTGGSSSMGVSMRDGVRLAVKEINAAGGVAGKKIEIIERDDEAKNERGVQIAQELINKEKVVATVGFINTGVALASQRFYQEAKIPVMNNVATGTIVTKQFTGDNYIFRNAARDEIQAPMIVKEAIEKRGFKKVAILADSTNYGQLGREDLEKALKAKGITPVATEKFNIKDVDMTPQLLKAKEAGAEVILTYAIGPELAQIANSMAKLGWKKPMIGSWTLSMANFIDTAGKNGEGARMPQTFIQEANTKKRKAFIDSYLKEFKPKNGRIDSPVSAAQGYDSIYLLAAAIKQAGSTDGVKIREALENLNEKVEGVVTTYDKPFSKNDHEAITDNIPVMGEVKKGRVVYAYQEDADRGSDIRVKKKK from the coding sequence ATGAATTTACGCCGTCGTCTATTTACTATTGCGGCAGCTGCAGCGCTATTAACCAATGGTGCGAGCTATGCGCAAGAAGCAATCAAAATTGGTGTTTCAGGCCCTTACACAGGTGGCTCATCTTCAATGGGCGTGAGTATGCGTGATGGCGTTCGCTTAGCCGTTAAAGAAATCAATGCTGCAGGCGGTGTCGCCGGCAAAAAAATTGAAATTATCGAGCGCGATGATGAAGCAAAAAATGAACGTGGCGTTCAAATTGCTCAAGAATTGATTAATAAAGAAAAAGTGGTTGCTACTGTTGGCTTTATTAATACAGGCGTTGCCCTTGCTTCACAACGTTTTTACCAAGAAGCAAAAATTCCAGTGATGAACAACGTTGCTACCGGCACCATCGTTACTAAACAGTTCACTGGTGATAACTACATTTTCCGTAACGCTGCGCGTGATGAAATTCAAGCGCCGATGATCGTTAAAGAAGCGATTGAAAAACGTGGCTTTAAAAAGGTGGCGATTCTTGCTGACTCAACTAACTACGGTCAATTAGGTCGTGAGGACTTAGAAAAAGCTCTTAAAGCTAAAGGTATCACACCAGTAGCCACAGAAAAATTCAACATTAAAGACGTTGATATGACGCCTCAACTGTTGAAAGCCAAAGAAGCTGGTGCAGAAGTTATTTTGACTTACGCTATCGGACCTGAATTAGCCCAAATCGCGAATAGCATGGCTAAATTAGGCTGGAAGAAGCCAATGATTGGTAGCTGGACATTATCAATGGCTAACTTTATTGATACAGCTGGTAAAAATGGTGAAGGCGCACGTATGCCACAGACCTTCATTCAAGAAGCCAATACTAAAAAGCGTAAAGCATTCATCGATTCTTACCTAAAAGAGTTCAAGCCAAAGAATGGTCGTATTGATTCACCAGTATCTGCCGCTCAAGGTTACGACTCTATCTATCTATTGGCTGCTGCCATCAAGCAAGCTGGCTCAACAGATGGCGTGAAGATTCGTGAAGCTCTAGAAAACTTGAATGAAAAAGTTGAGGGTGTTGTAACAACTTACGACAAACCATTTAGCAAAAATGACCACGAAGCTATTACTGACAATATTCCAGTGATGGGTGAAGTGAAAAAAGGTCGCGTGGTTTACGCTTACCAAGAAGACGCTGATCGTGGTTCGGACATCCGCGTTAAGAAGAAAAAATAA
- a CDS encoding phospholipase D family protein has protein sequence MQKSNLLKFIIKNKYLIVGLIVMGALAPLAHTEPQPAEVLAVYFTPPTGAVHGLTKHLDGAKKSIRVMAYGFTSVEISQALVRAKQRGVLVELIQDEKSSQNNGEAIAPLVEVGIFVRNDAEHAIQHNKVMLIDDDVVVTGSYNFTNSADKRNAENFMILKSVYAAKRYAENWAIHWAHAKPLTEVPKKKRR, from the coding sequence ATGCAGAAATCAAATTTATTAAAATTCATTATTAAAAACAAGTACTTAATTGTTGGTTTGATAGTTATGGGGGCTCTTGCCCCCTTGGCTCATACAGAGCCCCAGCCAGCCGAGGTTTTAGCTGTTTATTTCACGCCCCCAACAGGTGCTGTGCATGGTTTAACTAAGCACTTAGATGGAGCAAAAAAGTCCATCCGTGTGATGGCTTATGGGTTTACATCGGTTGAGATTAGCCAAGCGCTTGTTAGAGCTAAACAGCGCGGGGTATTGGTGGAGCTTATTCAAGATGAAAAAAGTTCTCAAAATAACGGAGAGGCTATTGCCCCTTTAGTTGAAGTGGGTATTTTTGTTAGAAATGATGCAGAACACGCTATTCAACATAACAAGGTGATGTTGATTGATGATGATGTGGTGGTAACCGGTAGTTATAACTTTACAAATTCAGCGGATAAACGCAATGCCGAAAATTTCATGATTTTGAAGTCGGTTTATGCAGCGAAGCGTTATGCTGAAAACTGGGCAATACATTGGGCCCACGCTAAACCATTAACAGAAGTGCCTAAAAAGAAAAGAAGATAA
- a CDS encoding 2OG-Fe dioxygenase family protein: MASFKPPFCDTKDLQTSLAHKGFALLNPSNVEQLSGHTNSEWRELTRYWSDLAPDQYLKDGGRYRKRKHSSIVVTGGATKLMPHRAHWQPISYNALHGGIDRWFEPCAEKFTQSAALQDLLIKLCAHFSAIKQLDPKTTPWYVEVHQFRIDTTDGIGRPTPEGAHRDGVDFVGVMLINRQHIKGGETRVFRHESPEGQRFTLEDPLSLLLLDDEQVIHETTPIQPIDNTQELSCRDTLVLTFRLKGFQDKN; the protein is encoded by the coding sequence ATGGCTTCATTTAAACCTCCCTTTTGCGATACCAAGGACCTCCAAACATCTTTAGCTCACAAGGGCTTTGCTTTATTAAATCCTAGCAATGTCGAGCAATTATCGGGTCACACCAACTCCGAATGGCGTGAGTTAACTCGATATTGGAGTGACCTTGCCCCAGACCAATATCTCAAAGATGGCGGTCGTTATCGAAAAAGAAAACATAGCAGCATAGTTGTTACTGGAGGGGCAACCAAGCTGATGCCGCACAGAGCACACTGGCAACCCATCTCCTACAACGCCTTGCACGGCGGCATTGATCGCTGGTTTGAACCTTGTGCAGAAAAATTCACCCAAAGTGCGGCGCTACAAGATTTACTCATCAAGCTCTGCGCTCATTTTTCGGCGATCAAACAGCTTGATCCTAAAACAACCCCTTGGTATGTAGAAGTACATCAATTTCGTATCGATACAACAGATGGCATTGGCAGACCAACACCCGAAGGCGCTCACAGAGACGGGGTTGATTTTGTGGGAGTCATGCTAATTAACCGCCAACACATCAAAGGCGGAGAAACCAGAGTTTTTCGCCATGAAAGCCCCGAAGGCCAGCGCTTTACATTAGAAGATCCTTTGAGTCTCTTACTACTTGATGATGAACAAGTGATTCATGAAACTACGCCCATCCAACCCATAGACAACACTCAAGAGCTCTCCTGCAGAGACACACTGGTTCTCACCTTCCGCCTAAAAGGCTTTCAAGATAAAAACTAA
- a CDS encoding biopolymer transporter ExbD, whose product MAFGNEPIGEDETPPMAEINMTPLVDVMLVLLIVFMITLPVMQHAVKVELPVASSQKNQVEPASINLTVSAKGQIFWNKSPIDLETLAIYTQTASQKNPQPEIQLRADKNVRYESVAQVLATTKRSGITKISFVTEPN is encoded by the coding sequence ATGGCATTTGGTAACGAGCCTATTGGTGAAGACGAAACACCACCTATGGCAGAAATTAACATGACACCTTTAGTGGATGTCATGTTGGTGTTATTGATTGTTTTCATGATCACCTTACCTGTGATGCAACACGCCGTTAAAGTAGAGCTGCCCGTAGCAAGCAGTCAAAAAAATCAGGTTGAACCAGCATCCATCAACTTAACAGTTTCAGCTAAAGGTCAAATTTTTTGGAATAAATCACCGATTGATTTAGAAACCCTAGCCATCTACACACAGACTGCTTCTCAAAAAAACCCTCAACCAGAAATTCAATTACGCGCTGATAAAAATGTTCGTTATGAATCAGTCGCTCAAGTACTAGCAACAACCAAACGTTCAGGTATAACAAAGATATCTTTTGTTACTGAGCCTAATTAA
- a CDS encoding MotA/TolQ/ExbB proton channel family protein, protein MNQPFGLANMWLQGDAVTRTVALFLLAMSIISWIIILTKAWHLYKIRKIALEVECFWHAPSFDVALSQMTVELNPYLELASSAQEAMKHHSQQTGNRSELRQTLNPSDWLTRCLKISIDKSVGQLQHGLTFLASTGATAPFIGLFGTVWGIYHALVGIGATGTATIDQVAGPIGEALIMTALGLAVAIPAVLGYNAISRNNKVLIAELNRFGNDLYAFFITGARLGQSEVSTSRPSSQD, encoded by the coding sequence ATGAATCAACCCTTCGGCCTAGCAAATATGTGGTTACAAGGTGACGCCGTCACCCGCACCGTAGCGCTATTCCTCTTAGCCATGTCTATCATCTCTTGGATCATTATCCTGACCAAAGCATGGCATCTCTACAAAATTAGAAAAATCGCTCTAGAAGTCGAGTGCTTTTGGCATGCCCCTTCCTTTGATGTGGCATTAAGCCAAATGACAGTTGAGCTGAATCCTTATTTGGAATTAGCTAGCAGCGCTCAAGAGGCTATGAAACATCACTCACAACAAACAGGCAATCGCAGCGAGTTGCGTCAAACCTTAAATCCATCTGATTGGCTCACACGCTGTTTAAAAATCAGCATTGATAAATCAGTTGGTCAATTACAACATGGCCTGACCTTTTTAGCCTCTACTGGCGCAACCGCCCCATTCATTGGTTTATTTGGCACAGTTTGGGGTATCTACCACGCACTTGTTGGAATTGGCGCCACGGGTACAGCCACGATTGATCAAGTAGCAGGTCCAATCGGTGAAGCGCTCATCATGACAGCGCTTGGCTTGGCTGTTGCGATCCCTGCTGTCTTGGGCTACAACGCCATTAGTCGAAACAATAAAGTCCTTATTGCCGAGCTTAATCGTTTCGGCAATGACTTATACGCCTTCTTCATAACAGGTGCGCGCTTAGGCCAAAGCGAAGTCAGCACTTCTCGCCCATCATCACAGGATTAA
- a CDS encoding energy transducer TonB — MNTLIELFKKISAQQKIAAIVVFAHIFLLIGFQLGSSQHHSASTIGDTVTANLLDPNPQKEKSKNIPTPTPPTTLEKQKAPSPATTKQESPLAANTASSTPPPTSTGGSSSGDPKTVSISQAQCSVPEPVYPTLSRRIGEEGKAMVRLFINESGQVEKVSLAQSSGIQRLDQAALDAGQKARCKPFIEFGKPIKVTAIQPYIFRLE, encoded by the coding sequence GTGAATACCTTGATTGAACTTTTTAAAAAAATATCTGCGCAACAAAAAATTGCCGCAATTGTTGTTTTTGCACATATTTTTTTATTAATTGGTTTCCAACTCGGTTCAAGCCAGCACCATAGCGCATCAACCATTGGGGATACCGTCACAGCTAACTTGCTAGACCCGAACCCACAAAAAGAAAAGTCGAAAAATATACCGACACCTACCCCACCGACGACCTTAGAAAAGCAAAAAGCACCTAGCCCTGCAACAACTAAACAAGAAAGTCCTCTAGCAGCCAATACGGCTAGCTCAACGCCTCCTCCAACCAGCACAGGGGGCAGCAGTTCAGGAGACCCTAAAACAGTTTCTATTAGTCAAGCACAATGCAGCGTCCCAGAACCCGTCTACCCCACCTTGTCACGTAGAATAGGCGAAGAAGGCAAAGCAATGGTTCGTTTATTTATTAATGAATCAGGTCAAGTTGAAAAAGTGAGCTTAGCTCAAAGCAGCGGCATCCAACGCTTAGACCAAGCCGCTTTAGATGCAGGGCAAAAAGCGCGTTGCAAACCTTTTATAGAATTTGGCAAACCTATTAAAGTTACTGCCATCCAACCTTATATTTTTCGATTGGAATAA
- the murI gene encoding glutamate racemase — protein sequence MATIGVFDSGIGGLTVLNEALRQAPAHHYIYLADSVNAPYGEKSSEWVAQRSLDLCHWLAREGCQALVVACNTATAEAIAHIRNDMPAIPIIGVEPGIKPAVHQSNNQKIGVLATQNTLKSDKFNALLKSLQGDCEFISQAGLGLVPLIEEGKIDAPETEALLREHLSVMQTAGIDTLVLGCTHYPFLLPLIRKILGNDIQIVDTSAAVIKQLTRKLEEFELLQSPPPRTIRLYSTLDADHLHQLAKQLIPTALEQHGVETSTVFIS from the coding sequence TTGGCGACGATTGGGGTGTTTGATTCTGGCATTGGTGGACTAACCGTTCTCAATGAAGCCCTACGCCAAGCCCCAGCCCACCACTATATTTACTTAGCAGACTCCGTTAACGCGCCTTATGGAGAAAAATCAAGTGAGTGGGTGGCGCAACGCAGCCTTGATCTCTGCCATTGGTTAGCCCGAGAAGGCTGCCAAGCTTTAGTGGTTGCTTGCAATACTGCCACCGCCGAAGCGATTGCCCATATTCGTAACGACATGCCAGCAATTCCTATTATTGGAGTTGAGCCAGGCATCAAACCTGCTGTACACCAAAGCAACAATCAAAAAATTGGCGTGCTTGCTACTCAAAACACTTTAAAAAGCGATAAGTTCAACGCTTTATTAAAAAGCCTTCAGGGTGATTGCGAATTTATCTCACAAGCCGGCTTGGGGTTAGTGCCTCTGATTGAGGAAGGTAAGATCGATGCGCCTGAAACAGAAGCGCTTCTACGAGAACATTTAAGCGTCATGCAAACAGCTGGGATTGATACCCTCGTCTTGGGATGTACACATTACCCATTTCTATTGCCATTAATTAGAAAAATTTTAGGTAATGACATACAAATTGTTGACACAAGTGCGGCTGTCATTAAACAACTCACTCGCAAACTCGAAGAGTTTGAACTACTCCAATCGCCGCCTCCACGTACGATTCGTCTTTACTCGACTTTAGATGCCGATCATCTGCATCAACTAGCCAAGCAACTTATTCCAACCGCTTTGGAACAACACGGCGTTGAAACATCCACTGTTTTTATTTCTTAA
- a CDS encoding fumarate hydratase encodes MSTIRQEDFIQSVADAFQYISYYHPLDYITALGKAYEREESPAAKDAIAQILTNSRMCAEGKRPICQDTGIAVVFLKVGMNMKWDAKMSVQEMVNEGVRRAYGNPDNKLRASVLLDPAGKRINSKDNTPAVVHYEIVEGDGLEVICAAKGGGSENKSKMYMLNPSDSIVDWVLKTVPTMGAGWCPPGILGIGIGGTPEKAMLLAKESLMAPVDIHELIARGPSNRIEELRLEIMEKVNALGIGAQGLGGLTTVLDVKILDYPTHAASLPVAMIPNCAATRHVHFHLHGDGPAVLTPPSLSDWPQVSWAPDTEKSTRVNLDTLTPEEVASWKPGQTLLLNGKMLTGRDAAHKRIQDMLAKGEKLPVDFTNRVIYYVGPVDPVRDEVVGPAGPTTATRMDKFTEMMLAQTGLISMVGKAERGPTAIEAIKKHKSAYLMAVGGAAYLVSKAIKEAKVVGFADLGMEAIYEFTIQDMPVTVAVDSNGTSVHNTGPKEWQAKIGKIPVTTA; translated from the coding sequence ATGAGCACAATTCGCCAAGAAGACTTTATTCAAAGTGTCGCAGACGCTTTTCAATATATTTCCTACTATCACCCGCTTGACTACATCACAGCCCTAGGTAAAGCCTATGAGCGCGAAGAAAGCCCAGCGGCAAAGGATGCGATTGCCCAGATTTTGACAAACAGCCGTATGTGCGCTGAAGGTAAACGCCCTATCTGTCAGGACACAGGAATTGCCGTGGTGTTCCTGAAAGTGGGTATGAATATGAAATGGGACGCGAAAATGAGCGTTCAAGAAATGGTCAACGAAGGTGTTCGCCGTGCTTATGGCAATCCTGACAATAAACTGCGCGCCTCCGTTCTACTTGATCCAGCAGGTAAACGCATTAACTCTAAAGACAATACGCCTGCGGTTGTTCACTATGAAATCGTTGAGGGCGATGGCTTAGAAGTTATTTGTGCAGCCAAAGGTGGCGGCTCCGAAAATAAGAGCAAGATGTACATGCTGAACCCGTCTGACTCGATTGTCGACTGGGTATTAAAAACTGTACCAACAATGGGAGCTGGCTGGTGTCCTCCTGGCATCTTGGGCATTGGTATTGGTGGCACACCAGAGAAAGCCATGTTGCTAGCTAAAGAATCACTGATGGCACCCGTGGATATCCATGAATTAATTGCACGCGGCCCAAGCAACCGCATCGAGGAGTTACGCCTTGAAATCATGGAAAAAGTGAATGCCCTCGGTATTGGCGCCCAAGGATTGGGTGGCTTAACAACAGTATTAGATGTGAAAATTTTGGATTACCCAACCCACGCAGCTTCACTGCCTGTAGCGATGATTCCGAACTGCGCGGCGACCCGCCACGTTCACTTCCATCTACATGGTGATGGTCCTGCAGTATTAACGCCACCATCTTTATCTGATTGGCCGCAAGTTAGCTGGGCACCAGATACGGAAAAATCAACGCGCGTCAACCTAGACACATTAACTCCAGAAGAAGTAGCCAGCTGGAAGCCTGGTCAAACTTTATTACTCAACGGCAAAATGCTCACGGGTCGTGACGCTGCTCATAAGCGTATTCAAGACATGTTAGCCAAAGGTGAAAAACTACCGGTTGATTTCACAAACCGCGTCATCTACTACGTAGGCCCAGTAGACCCAGTGCGTGACGAAGTTGTAGGTCCAGCAGGCCCAACAACCGCTACTCGTATGGATAAATTCACGGAAATGATGTTGGCTCAAACAGGCCTCATCTCCATGGTCGGCAAAGCCGAACGTGGACCTACAGCCATTGAAGCCATCAAGAAACATAAATCGGCTTACTTAATGGCTGTTGGTGGTGCGGCTTACCTAGTATCTAAGGCTATTAAAGAAGCAAAGGTTGTTGGTTTTGCTGATTTAGGTATGGAAGCTATTTACGAATTCACGATTCAAGATATGCCAGTGACTGTGGCAGTGGATTCAAATGGCACATCCGTTCACAACACAGGTCCTAAAGAGTGGCAGGCTAAGATTGGAAAAATTCCAGTCACAACAGCTTGA